The DNA segment CTATTTTTCGGCTCATCTAAAATTGTACCAAATGCAGTATTCGGAACCGATGTTTAAAGATAAGGTTTTAAAAGACAAAACAATTGTGATAACGGGGGGAGGAACAGGACTCGGAAGGAGTATGTCAACTTACTTTTCTCAACTCGGCGCTAACGTAGTCATTACCAGTAGAAAGCTAGATGTTCTTGAAAAAACGGCTGAAGAAATTTCAGCAGAAACAGGAGGGCGAGTGCTAGCTGTAGCTTGTGATGTTAGAAAAGAAGATGAAGTAAAAGCATTACTTGATGCCACGCTCAAAGAGTTCGGAGCGGTGCACGGTCTGTTGAATAATGCTGCCGGTAACTTTATAAGCCCGACTGAAAGACTGAGCCCTAAGGCATTTAGTGTTATCATCGATATTGTATTAAAAGGTACGATCAATTGCACGATGACCTTTGGTAAGCACTGGATAGAGCAGAAATCACCCGCCACAGTGCTGAATATTGTTACTACCTACGCTTCAACAGGTTCAGGTTTCGTAGTTCCTTCTGCCTGCGCCAAAGCGGGTGTACTCGCCATGACCAGAAGCTTGGCAGTAGAATGGGCCAAATACAAGATTAGATTTAATGCGATTGCTCCTGGCCCGTTTCCAACAAAAGGAGCTTGGGAGAGATTAGTCCCTGCCCCACTGAAGGAAAAAATTGCCCTTGAAAAGCGCATTCCGTTA comes from the Cryomorphaceae bacterium 1068 genome and includes:
- a CDS encoding SDR family oxidoreductase, with the translated sequence MQYSEPMFKDKVLKDKTIVITGGGTGLGRSMSTYFSQLGANVVITSRKLDVLEKTAEEISAETGGRVLAVACDVRKEDEVKALLDATLKEFGAVHGLLNNAAGNFISPTERLSPKAFSVIIDIVLKGTINCTMTFGKHWIEQKSPATVLNIVTTYASTGSGFVVPSACAKAGVLAMTRSLAVEWAKYKIRFNAIAPGPFPTKGAWERLVPAPLKEKIALEKRIPLKRMGEHQELSNLAAYLMSDFAAYMNGEVVTIDGGEWLQGAGQFNQLEAVPNEMWDAIEQHIRSQKGS